One genomic window of Elaeis guineensis isolate ETL-2024a chromosome 2, EG11, whole genome shotgun sequence includes the following:
- the LOC105046527 gene encoding protein rough sheath 2: MKERQRWQPEEDALLRAYVKQYGAKEWGLVTERMGRALHRDPKSCQERWKNYLRPGLKKGSLTPEEQALLVSLQSRYGNKWKAIAAHLPGRTPKRLGKWWEVFKDKQLKATAKASSDQPHHPGTSSAYEHILETFAEKHVLPPPSHPPPLPSVVLPNPLLFAAASSSCSSSSPSPSSPSPPSINLSLSRPEGWLLLLPAVVQLCAEVEEGRRSWAQHRKEAAWRLSRLEQQMETEKARKKREKVEEVEAKIRRLREEEAAWLDRLEEEWRERVLEVRREAEAEEAEVAEAWTASHAKLAGLVEKMMLGGAGGHGLSFPVAKDNLH; the protein is encoded by the coding sequence ATGAAGGAGAGGCAGCGATGGCAGCCGGAGGAGGACGCGCTGCTGCGGGCGTACGTGAAGCAGTACGGGGCCAAAGAGTGGGGGCTGGTTACTGAGCGGATGGGGCGGGCGCTCCACCGCGACCCCAAGTCGTGCCAGGAGCGGTGGAAGAACTACCTCCGCCCGGGACTCAAGAAGGGCTCCCTCACCCCGGAGGAGCAGGCCCTCCTCGTCTCCCTCCAGTCCCGCTACGGCAACAAGTGGAAGGCCATCGCCGCCCACCTCCCCGGCCGCACCCCCAAGCGCCTCGGCAAGTGGTGGGAGGTCTTCAAAGACAAGCAGCTCAAGGCCACCGCCAAAGCCTCCTCCGACCAACCCCACCACCCTGGAACCTCCTCCGCTTACGAGCACATCCTCGAAACCTTCGCCGAGAAGCACGTCCTCCCACCCCCTTCCCATCCTCCTCCTCTCCCCTCCGTCGTCTTGCCTAATCCTCTCCTCTTCgccgccgcctcctcctcctgttcctcgtCGTCCCCATCCCCGTCCTCGCCGTCGCCTCCCTCCATCAACCTCTCGCTCTCCCGGCCGGAggggtggctgctgctgctgccggCGGTGGTGCAGCTGTGCGCAGAGGTGGAGGAGGGGCGCCGGAGCTGGGCGCAGCACCGGAAGGAGGCGGCGTGGCGGCTGAGCAGGCTGGAGCAGCAGATGGAGACGGAGAAGGCAAGAAAGAAGCGGGAGAAAGTGGAGGAGGTGGAGGCTAAGATCCGGCGCCTCCGGGAGGAGGAGGCCGCTTGGCTCGACAGGCTGGAGGAGGAATGGAGGGAGCGGGTTTTGGAGGTCCGGAGGGAGGCGGAAGCCGAGGAGGCCGAGGTCGCGGAGGCGTGGACCGCTAGCCACGCCAAGCTTGCGGGCTTGGTGGAGAAGATGATGCTTGGTGGTGCCGGCGGGCATGGTCTCAGTTTCCCGGTGGCCAAGGATAATTTACACTGA